The following coding sequences are from one Plasmodium knowlesi strain H genome assembly, chromosome: 9 window:
- a CDS encoding peptidyl-prolyl cis-trans isomerase, putative, with translation MSLTLHTNYGDIKIELFCYEVPKTCKNFLALCASGYYDNTKFHRNIKGFAIQGGDPTNTGKGGESIFGKYFDDEFQSTLKHDKRGIVSMANKGKPNTNGSQFFITYSRQPHLNGVYPVFGKVIDGMDVLSVLENEPVGEKHKPVKDILIESITIHANPIAEDEAVST, from the exons ATGTCTTTAACGTTACATACCAACTATGGCGACATCAAAATAGAACTCTTCTGCTATGAGGTTCCTAAAACGTGCAaa AACTTCCTAGCCTTGTGTGCCTCAGGATATTATGATAACACCAAGTTTCACAG GAATATCAAAGGATTCGCCATCCAGGGTGGGGACCCAACGAACACGGGAAAAGGCGGTGAAAGCATTTTTGGGAAGTACTTCGATGATGAATTTCAATCAACGTTAAAG CACGACAAACGCGGAATCGTCTCCATGGCTAACAAGGGAAAGCCCAACACGAACGGGTCGCAGTTCTTCATAACTTACTCTAGGCAACCGCACCTCAATGGAGTTTACCCGGTCTTTGGCAA GGTCATTGATGGGATGGATGTTCTGTCCGTTCTGGAAAACG AACCCGTGGGGGAGAAGCACAAGCCCGTGAAGGACATCCTGATAGAGTCTATCACCATACACGCCAACCCCATCGCGGAGGATGAGGCTGTGTCGACTTGA
- a CDS encoding guanine nucleotide-exchange factor SEC12, putative — MNEIKISYLNYPIYGIGSNEKYVVTSGGGGGKSYGIEDLLDINTFNDKEKKLQALWSTTQQRGVVDSIVYDEKYDIWLGSVRNECLIFQINEETGPNIIHSFVTDFNAKHPRQVVVKFSSISNFILTGGEDKTLKLWKLKIAEHSKGEKKTGTEEEEQRTPSPPPPEVGIVTIGKYKNFFIDTTSNIVEHIGDFKGHEECIKDCDISQDEKIVCTCSADNSLKIWDTHTFVNLHTEQMSNPKQKGDKLNFRCCKFLRNTKRKDDFLYTLLTTAYTSRGNSYLIIWNVHFDDKKEKFTCTKEKFIWLDDRPCCNIAMSLNEKYLALGFSTGALKIYNTNYSLLAHYKKHELPITAMCFIKNDTFLLSAGADYSISCIHINSFSFRYLRRLWKFLFMLIIVMVVCVILLDFFNVGYDLRMRDIIQGKDGMAKGKKKNRKAKSSWSPSSDEL, encoded by the coding sequence atgaacgaaataaaaatatcgtACCTCAACTATCCTATATATGGAATAGGATCCAATGAAAAATACGTGGTGACTtcggggggagggggggggaaaagctATGGAATTGAAGATCTGCTTGACATCAACACGTTTAacgacaaggaaaaaaagttgcaggCACTGTGGTCGACAACGCAACAAAGAGGTGTTGTTGATTCGATTGTCTATGATGAAAAGTACGATATATGGTTAGGCTCAGTCAGGAACGAGTGTctcatttttcaaataaatgaagagaCAGGTCCAAATATCATACATAGCTTCGTCACGGATTTCAATGCTAAGCACCCCAGACAAGTAGTGGTgaaattttcctccatcagtaattttattttaacggGAGGAGAAGACAAAACATTAAAGTTGTGGAAACTCAAAATTGCAGAGCACTctaaaggagagaaaaaaacaggaacagaagaagaagagcaaagaacaccatcaccaccaccaccggAAGTGGGAATTGTGACCATCGGAAAGTACAAGAATTTTTTCATCGACACGACGAGCAACATAGTCGAACACATAGGAGATTTCAAAGGGCATGAAGAATGCATTAAAGATTGCGATATATCACAAGacgaaaaaattgtgtgcaCCTGTTCCGCAGATAATTCACTTAAAATATGGGATACGCACACTTTTGTGAATTTACATACAGAGCAAATGAGTAACCCCAAACAGAAAGGTGACAAATTAAATTTCCGATGTTGCAAATTTTtgagaaatacaaaaaggaaggatgaCTTCCTCTACACCCTCTTAACAACTGCATATACATCGAGAGGGAATAGCTACCTCATCATCTGGAATGTCCACTTCGAtgacaagaaggaaaaatttacttGCACAAAGGAAAAGTTCATTTGGTTGGATGATAGACCATGTTGTAATATAGCCATGAGTCTCAATGAAAAGTATCTTGCCTTAGGCTTTAGTACAGGTGCCCTCAAAATTTACAATACTAATTATTCCCTCCTAGCACACTACAAAAAGCATGAACTACCTATAACTGCTATGTGTTTCATCAAAAACGACACCTTCTTACTTTCCGCTGGGGCTGATTATAGCATAAGTTGTATTCACATCAACTCTTTTAGCTTTCGTTATTTGAGGAGGCTCTGGAAGTTCCTCTTCATGTTGATAATAGTGATGGTGGTGTGTGTAATCCTCcttgatttttttaatgtcGGCTATGATCTGCGCATGAGAGATATTATTCAGGGTAAAGACGGCATGgccaaaggaaagaagaagaatcgTAAGGCAAAGAGCTCCTGGTCGCCCTCTTCGGATGAGCTGTGA
- a CDS encoding folate transporter 2, putative — protein sequence MIEKSNNPFLSIDPIVDRGKAEGEEQPLINSKGKHHVDFTQIVVYLVGLSDGLTHLASLAIYYLFKDYFRLTPYQVSLILMYPYIPFILKPAIALITDSVSIFGMRRKPYLFLFSLFQSLNFLALAFLQLSVLEATLILFFISLCASFCTTVAEALVVESSIGKTYSQGTNKVTEFIASKAIGSLSVAYFSGYLLEKISREYIFMATSLFPLIISISCLFLKEKEYTSQKSILTQFKDLIKFVNTPIFLGPFLYIFIYMSGPDYDDAFFFFCTNKLGFRPSFMGTLRLTYGIASLIGIIIYRLFLKNQGLKKTLILTTLMSFPIYISPIVLTEKINTYFGISNELFVLSGGFLIEAITEIQLLPLFILTANICQPGLEASVFATILSVKNLGSLTKKGTSSFLTYLLRIDSYNFDNLSLYIFICGFFLLFSLTLVPLLPEEEKIDKLKNKQTQQLHA from the coding sequence ATGATAGAGAAGTCCAACAACCCGTTCCTGAGCATCGACCCGATTGTGGACCGAGGAAAGGCGGAGGGAGAGGAGCAACCATTGATCAATTCGAAGGGAAAGCACCATGTAGACTTTACGCAAATAGTGGTGTACTTGGTTGGGCTGTCTGATGGCCTGACCCACCTGGCATCATTGGCCATATATTACTTGTTCAAGGATTATTTTCGTCTAACACCATATCAGGTGTCCCTCATATTGATGTACCCCTacattccatttattttaaagCCAGCCATAGCGCTCATCACAGATTCTGTGTCAATCTtcggaatgagaaggaaaccttaccttttccttttcagcTTATTCCAGTCGTTAAATTTTTTGGCTTTAGCATTTCTCCAGCTGTCGGTCCTTGAGGCTACTCTCattctcttcttcatttcactGTGTGCCTCCTTCTGCACAACAGTGGCCGAAGCCTTGGTGGTGGAGAGTTCCATTGGAAAAACCTATTCCCAAGGAACAAACAAAGTAACAGAGTTTATAGCATCCAAAGCGATAGGTAGTCTTTCAGTAGCATATTTTTCAGGATAtcttttggagaaaatttcaAGGGAATACATTTTCATGGCAACTTCGCTTTTTCCTCTCATTATTTCAATATCTTGTCTCTTcctgaaggagaaggaatacaCTTCACAGAAAAGTATACTTACACAATTTAAGgatttaataaaatttgtCAATACGCCAATTTTCCTGGGGCCttttctttacatttttatatatatgtctggACCTGATTATGatgatgctttttttttcttttgcacaaATAAATTGGGATTCAGACCATCATTCATGGGCACTTTAAGATTAACCTATGGTATTGCTTCTTTAATAGGAATTATCATTTACCgcttgtttttaaaaaatcaaGGATTGAAGAAGACACTCATTTTAACCACACTCATGTCCTTCCCAATTTATATTTCACCAATTGTACTGACAGAAAAAATCAACACCTACTTTGGAATTTCCAATGAATTGTTTGTGCTTAGTGGAGGCTTCTTAATAGAAGCAATTACAGAAATACAGCTATTGCCTTTGTTTATTTTGACAGCAAATATATGCCAGCCTGGATTAGAGGCCAGTGTCTTCGCTACCATTTTGAGCGTTAAAAATTTGGGATCACTGACGAAGAAAGGAACATCTTCCTTCTTGACGTATCTCCTAAGGATAGATAGCTACAATTTTGATAATCTTAGTTtgtatattttcatttgcggcttcttcctcctcttctctCTCACACTTGTACCTCTACTTCctgaggaagagaaaattgaTAAGCTCAAGAACAAGCAGACACAACAGTTGCACGCGTAG
- a CDS encoding dolichyl-diphosphooligosaccharide--protein glycosyltransferase subunit STT3, putative — translation MVERKPPVDGEEVLHLGLKPRFILNRLLYEVLCSGTFRQTIKDAKRRKRKMKILIVLLIGLLSFLLRLFSVIRNEPIIHEYDPYFNYKLTNILKENNFYDYWNYFDENTWFPLGRTTGQTLFPGLMVTSYLIYKLCNMFGFLIDIKIICIYIGPLFSFFTCLITYFLTIEIYPSEGAGLLGALFVSLSPSHVSRTVAGSYDNESIAIFLLLLSLYTWIKCLKEGSLVSALLCSLSTYYMALSWGAYIYITNSISLYMLIIFLLRRYTLKNVISFNVYYVLTSILCLNIPSIGKSIFVSIEHLGTHAIFVLTNVLLIGRHVIIYLKLDQEKFERKFVQICFLFFFFIFKFFIFTNKLSWNHRSRTLLDPTYASKHNPIVASISEHQPTTWSSYFFDIHLVLIFVPIGLYQCMKKEAPLETFFLGIFSILCLYFSALMVRLLLIFSPIASVLSGIGLSSLLSCYVRFLRMPLRTYRASLLFGREIYTDEGNHTDEGNHTDEGNHTDEGNHTDQVSHTDEDSHTDEDSHTDEDSHTDEDSHTDEDNYADNGESSSDGQGCSGKLASEEKAHRGEEGSYPDEESNSASEDVSNVVSDAGSECINRTNKALTDPPPQNRIIKLSFNRTEKTQVSILTSLCIITLLVYLLILNVLHATWCSSIAYSESNISFYSRNEKGERYINDDIRQMYKWIQQNTKKDSRIVAWWDYGYQLSVMADRVTYVDNNTWSTAHIATVGLILSVNEKQAYEYLKELDANYVLVSYGGYSKNSSDDLNKFLWILKITNKEFKHINPLLYYYHDKHHPLGKNATSFMSNSFLYKLSYFKVSNAKHSGYDYIRKLEVPEVKELRYFEEVFTSDVWGFRLYKVKEDI, via the exons ATGGTTGAGAGGAAACCCCCGGTAGACGGAGAGGAGGTGCTCCACCTGGGGCTTAAGCCCCGGTTCATTCTAAACCGCCTCCTGTACGAGGTATTATGTAGCGGCACTTTTCGACAG ACCATAAAAGATGCAAAACGAAGGAaacgtaaaatgaaaattctgATCGTGCTCTTGATTGGGTTATTAAGCTTTCTCCTTCGCCTCTTCTCAGTCATCCGAAATGAACCAATCATACATGAGTACGATCCATACTTCAATTATAAGCTAACAAATATattgaaggaaaacaatTTCTACGACTATTGGAATTACTTCGATGAAAACACCTGGTTCCCTCTTGGCCGAACAACAGGACAGACCCTCTTTCCTGGATTGATGGTCACGAgttatttaatttataagCTTTGTAACATGTTTGGGTTCTTAATagatataaaaattatttgcatcTACATTGGACCTTTATTCAGTTTCTTCACATGTTTAATAACGTACTTTTTAACAATAGAAATATATCCTTCTGAAGGTGCAGGATTACTAGGAGCTCTCTTTGTTTCTTTGTCTCCTTCCCATGTGTCAAGGACAGTTGCAGGATCGTATGATAATGAATCCATTGCTATATTCTTACTACTTCTATCCTTATATACCTGGATTAAGTGTCTAAAGGAGGGGAGCCTGGTGTCAGCTCTTCTATGCTCACTCAGTACCTACTACATGGCGCTCTCCTGGGgtgcctatatatatatcacgAATTCTATAAGCTTATACAtgctaattatttttttgttaagaaggtACACTTTGAAAAATGTTATATCCTTTAATGTGTATTATGTATTAACAAGTATCCTTTGTCTGAATATACCTTCCATTGGAAAATCCATTTTTGTGAGCATCGAGCATCTGGGAACGCATGCTATTTTTGTGTTAACCAATGTGTTACTCATAGGGAGGCatgtaattatttatttgaaATTGGATCAAGAGAAATTTGAGCGTAAGTTTGTACAGatttgttttctctttttttttttcatttttaaatttttcatctttaCAAATAAGCTTTCATGGAATCATAGATCAAGAACCCTACTAGATCCTACTTATGCATCTAAACACAACCCCATCGTTGCATCCATTTCTGAACACCAGCCTACCACTTGGTCTTCCTACTTCTTTGACATCCACCTTGTTCTAATTTTTGTTCCCATTGGACTCTACCAATGTATGAAGAAAGAAGCCCCCCTAGAAACCTTTTTCCTgggcattttttccatcctctGTTTATACTTCTCCGCCCTCATGGTGAGACTGCTCTTGATATTTTCTCCCATCGCGAGTGTGCTAAGCGGCATAGGGTTGTCTTCCCTCCTGAGCTGCTATGTGCGTTTCCTGCGAATGCCTCTGAGGACCTACAGGGCGTCTCTACTCTTTGGAAGGGAGATCTACACAGATGAAGGTAACCACACTGATGAAGGTAACCACACTGATGAAGGTAACCACACTGATGAAGGTAACCACACTGATCAAGTCAGTCATACGGACGAAGACAGTCATACGGACGAAGACAGTCATACGGACGAAGACAGTCATACGGACGAAGACAGTCATACGGACGAAGACAATTACGCAGATAATGGAGAGTCCTCCTCCGATGGGCAAGGTTGCAGCGGAAAACTGGCTTCCGAAGAGAAGGCGCACCgaggagaggaaggaagctACCCCGACGAAGAGAGCAATTCCGCAAGTGAAGATGTGAGTAACGTTGTGAGTGACGCCGGGAGTGAATGCATCAATAGGACCAACAAGGCATTAACCGATCCACCCCCACAAAACCGCATCATCAAGCTTTCCTTCAACAGAACGGAGAAAACCCAGGTGTCTATCCTCACAAGCCTGTGCATCATAACTCTCCTAGTCTACCTACTCATTTTGAATGTTCTGCATGCCACATGGTGCTCTTCCATTGCCTACTCCGAATCTAACATATCCTTTTATAGCcgaaatgaaaagggagagAGGTACATCAATGACGATATCAGGCAGATGTACAAATGGATTCAacaaaacacaaaaaaagattcAAGGATAGTGGCATGGTGGGATTATGGATACCAATTGAGTGTCATGGCAGATAGAGTAACCTACGTAGATAACAACACATGGAGTACTGCACATATTGCAACAGTTGGCTTGATACTCAGtgtaaatgaaaaacaaGCTTACGAATATTTGAAGGAGCTAGATGCCAATTATGTCCTCGTCTCATATGGCGGATATTCAAAGAACTCCTCAGATGATCTCAACAAATTTTTATGGATTCTAAAAATTACTAACAAGGAATTTAAGCATATAAATCCACTTCTTTATTATTACCATGATAAGCATCACCCCctgggaaaaaatgcaacttcCTTTATGTCAAATAGTTTCCTCTACAAGCTCTCTTACTTTAAGGTGTCGAATGCAAAACACAGCGGGTACGACTATATAAGGAAGTTGGAGGTGCCGGAAGTAAAGGAGCTTAGATACTTTGAGGAGGTATTCACATCCGATGTATGGGGGTTCCGTTTGTACAAGGTTAAGGAAGATATCTGA